The following proteins come from a genomic window of Acanthopagrus latus isolate v.2019 chromosome 5, fAcaLat1.1, whole genome shotgun sequence:
- the LOC119020159 gene encoding cilia- and flagella-associated protein 157-like, with product MPKMKDKKSENKEDEDKKTSQKDSSVTDADSEKAFYLTQIRYLDEQLERYQLKCDQLERQKNDLNSKYNALETQKKDIVEFLKHSLLGKEEEVDELTERLESQQQAASNEREALQLQHSQLKEELLNRIEELTTENEALVARLAVLEEHQKSSEQLTANIESLEKELACQKEEHKAEIHNQEMRVLQEKWRLEKDLAAEVQQQVEQKIPEMTRLTLQENTEVRAQFSKLSEQALVMIKENSTLREQKNQLRLDVDSLEEMLSKTSHQSCISKKLVQQLTEKCQQLQEELKDCRQELKQFQTERTAALAEMEVLRQGRASLFEQCSKTRAEESRLEAELQEERRRMSRMKSMMQDTAVTLKYVLMEAPTMQEWKQLIQKLLVENYTTENDQLNEQLSDLAAAREGTLNPASDLGVLPPPTLKQKDVLSGTGAGSNSTHVPLHRKPSSQKTSNANNPNDSALKFLTQRK from the exons ATGCCCAAAATGAAGGATAAGAAAAGCGAGAacaaagaagatgaagacaagaaaacatcacagaagGACAGCTCCGTGACGGATGCGGACAGTGAGAAGGCTTTCTACCTGACTCAAATACGATATCTGGACGAGCAGTTGGAGAg ATATCAGCTGAAATGTGATCAACTAGAGAGGCAGAAGAACGACTTGAACTCTAAGTACAATGCACTCGAGACGCAGAAAAAGGACATCGTTGAGTTCCTGAAACACTCCCTGCttggaaaggaggaggaagtggacgAGCTGACAGAGCGCCTGGAGAGTCAGCAGCAGGCTGCCAGTAATGAAAGAGAggccctgcagctgcagcataGTCAGCTGAAGGAAGAGCTTCTAAACAGGATTGAAGAACTCACCACAGAAAACGAGGCTCTTG TGGCAAGGCTTGCAGTTCTGGAGGAGCATCAGAAGAGCTCAGAGCAGCTGACAGCCAACATAGAGTCTTTGGAGAAGGAGCTGGCTTGTCAGAAGGAGGAACACAAAGCTGAAAtacacaaccaggaaatgagAGTACTCCAGGAAAAGTGGAG GTTGGAGAAGGACTTGGCAGCAgaagtgcagcagcaggtggagcagaagATCCCGGAGATGACCAGGTTAACCCTGCAGGAGAACACGGAGGTTAGGGCTCAGTTCAGCAAGCTGTCAGAGCAGGCACTGGTCATGATCAAGGAGAACTCTACCCTGAGGGAACAAAAGAATCAGCTCAGACTGGATGTGGACAGCCTGGAGGAAATGCTCAGCAAGACATCCCACCAGAGCTGCATCAGTAAGAAG ttggTGCAGCAGCTTACAGAGAAgtgccagcagctgcaggaggagctgaaagaCTGTAGGCAAGAACTCAAGCAGTTTCAGACTGAACGCACAGCAGCCctggctgagatggaggtgcTCAG GCAGGGCCGGGCCTCGCTGTTTGAGCAGTGCAGTAAAACCAGAGCTGAGGAGAGTCGACTGGAGGCGGAGCtacaggaagagaggaggaggatgagcagGATGAAGAGCATGATGCAGGACACAGCTGTAACCCTCAAATATGTCCTGatg GAGGCACCGACCATGCAAGAGTGGAAGCAGCTGATCCAGAAGCTGCTGGTGGAAAACTACACCACAGAGAACGACCAACTGAACGAGCAGCTCTCTGATCTTGCAGCAGCTCG agaaGGGACCCTGAATCCAGCTTCTGATCTGGGAGTTCTACCCCCTCccacactgaaacagaaagacGTACTCTCCGGAACAGGAGCTGGGTCCAACAGCACCCATGTGCCTCTGCACAG GAAGCCCTCCAGTCAGAAAACATCCAACGCCAATAACCCAAATGATTCAGCACTTAAATTTCTGACCCAAAGAAAGTAA
- the kank1a gene encoding KN motif and ankyrin repeat domain-containing protein 1a translates to MAQTMHVNGNGPEKGQRCPSTEDEKDSVAPYYVETPYGYQLDLDFLKYVDDIERGNTIKKLSIQRKPKVAKPLSVPRGSTGGGSTQAEWTSTDSLSSSNSDDKQSPVFFNSRSQVSAPLTPTLSRATGEAPLQQSYLNITEQKQLLPPPSPRFAPRHNPQVERTLMETRLRLEQERLIMQPHSEPPMPRRRLASFGGMGSSSSLSSYSGSVTASQISPSTHQPLLINGHLPNGEYNPYYPPSMGSSIRHSPMSSGMATPVTNVSPLHLHQIREQMVVALKRLKELEEQVKTIPILQVKIAVLQEEKRQLAAQSKNQGPVGFRKRSYSVGSADQMENPGPIQKETELHIMEPEAQEQNAQRLEEFRRLAAEVQALEKTTLDNNASDAQPRKVTHNQAHQKSIGIVTDENMNNLPVTQRKLTNEHCFRDVGVWTGRQETRSAAVGVTEAMLGMTTEAEKEIELQQQTIEALKEKIYRLEVQLKESTHEIEMGKLKLELQAAGGSNKKKADKGSMARPEMYNACVEAKVQMRNQGVGDHLEFSHANTAKTLQSHTIGVSCQPSVQNVATGPEIPMDRWVVHERVEVNDQCVGRHVEMCHQQVGMELNVCEVGVNTEESVDSLALCKPMTELSKESRSVGCGDCSVEVIVSPIKMLVSQGTDPDFVCKVDSGVLAVPESVTQQTNTEIKVSSKSTNTKTAVLTDSFTDMALVTCDKQTNTTVTEMRTVAAGEGLVKDHSTAKMRSVAVGTTTDVESFLGKSGSTKTKECGVGPASIHENFLVGLKTRNIACGPSQPAESVTSSRSETVEVETEAAPLQAQAQGGAGLDHYIERVQKLLQEQQMLLAENYTELADAFGQPQSQFGSINSQLVSTLSSINSVMKYGSAEDILKLQSESASLNQESSQQLCSQSLSVRTEKSQMEKTSSGLTPAEKAANAPVQQQISAAEQKSRMDLQMSTALHGQPCSQNTLKSIMKKKDGRPDSNGTKKNLQFVGVNGGYETTSSDDSSSEDSSSSGSDEEEEDEEKEYEGKEGYKNVEGKNTREEFQPEGAEDVDKKDEEESSEKKEMRERYELSEKMLAACNVLKTHLSDTKAVSSKDVRACLNTVQHEWFRVSSQKAAMAAMVEDYLGAFGAVSPAVLRHIVNMADGNGNTALHYSVSHSNFQVVKKLLDADVCNVNQQNKAGYTPIMLAALAAVETPKEMHIVEELFSKGDVNARASQAGQTGLMLAVSHGRMDMVRALLAHGADVNIQDDEGSTALMCASEHGHVEIVKLLLAQPGCDATLSDSDESNALSIALEAGHKDIAVLLYAHVNFSKAQSPGTPRLGRKMSPSPTRRGMFD, encoded by the exons atgGCTCAAACCATGCATGTGAATGGCAATGGCCCAG AAAAAGGACAAAGATGCCCAAGCACAGAAGACGAGAAGGACTCTGTGGCCCCCTACTATGTTGAAACCCCCTATGGTTATCAGCTAGACCTGGACTTCCTCAAATATGTCGATGACATTGAGAGGGGCAACACAATTAAGAAGCTGAGTATCCAGAGGAAGCCTAAAGTGGCCAAACCCTTGTCCGTGCCTCGGGGCAGCACTGGCGGGGGCAGCACTCAGGCTGAATGGACCTCCACAGactccctgtcctcctccaacAGCGACGACAAGCAGTCCCCAGTCTTCTTCAACTCCAGGTCCCAGGTCTCTGCGCCACTGACCCCAACCCTCTCCAGAGCAACAGGTGAAGCCCCGCTGCAACAATCCTACTTGAacatcacagagcagaaacagctcCTGCCACCTCCTTCACCAAGGTTTGCCCCTCGTCACAACCCCCAAGTGGAGAGGACCCTGATGGAGACGCGTCTTCGGCTCGAACAGGAGCGTCTGATCATGCAGCCACACAGCGAGCCTCCGATGCCCCGCCGCCGTCTCGCCAGCTTTGGTGGCATGGGCTCCAGTAGCTCTTTGTCCTCATACTCGGGCTCCGTAACTGCAAGCCAGATCTCTCCCAGCACCCATCAGCCTCTCCTTATCAACGGTCACCTCCCCAATGGAGAGTATAACCCCTACTACCCGCCGTCGATGGGTAGTTCAATTCGCCACAGCCCCATGAGCTCTGGTATGGCCACACCTGTGACAAATGTCAGCCCGTTACACCTTCACCAAATTCGGGAACAGATGGTCGTGGCTCTCAAAAGGCTGAAGGAGCTAGAGGAGCAGGTGAAAACCATTCCCATCTTACAGGTTAAAATTGCTGTTCTtcaggaagagaaaagacagtTGGCTGCTCAGTCCAAAAATCAAGGGCCTGTTGGCTTCCGCAAGCGCTCCTACAGTGTAGGCAGTGCTGACCAAATGGAGAACCCAGGCCCCATCCAAAAGGAAACTGAGTTGCACATTATGGAGCCCGAAGCCCAGGAACAGAATGCTCAGCGGCTGGAAGAGTTCCGACGCCTAGCTGCTGAGGTCCAAGCTCTGGAGAAGACGACCCTGGACAATAATGCAAGTGATGCTCAGCCTCGTAAGGTCACGCATAACCAGGCCCACCAAAAGTCCATTGGCATAGttactgatgaaaacatgaacaacCTTCCTGTCACTCAGAGGAAGTTGACAAATGAACATTGTTTCCGGGATGTGGGAGTATGGACGGGGCGGCAGGAAACGCGCAGCGCAGCTGTTGGCGTGACCGAGGCCATGCTGGGCATGACCACTGAAGCTGAGAAGGAGAttgagctccagcagcagacaATCGAGGCACTGAAGGAGAAGATCTACCGCTTGGAGGTTCAGCTCAAAGAAAGTACTCACGAAATAGAGATGGGAAAGCTTAAACTGGAGCTCCAAGCGGCTGGTGGGTCAAACAAGAAGAAAGCGGACAAAGGTTCGATGGCCAGGCCTGAGATGTACAACGCCTGTGTGGAGGCCAAAGTCCAGATGCGCAACCAGGGAGTGGGTGACCACCTGGAATTCAGCCATGCTAACACAGCTAAAACTCTACAAAGCCACACTATAGGAGTATCCTGCCAACCCAGTGTGCAGAATGTTGCCACAGGCCCAGAGATCCCTATGGACCGGTGGGTGGTGCATGAGCGTGTGGAGGTAAATGACCAGTGTGTAGGGAGACACGTGGAGATGTGCCACCAGCAGGTAGGCATGGAGCTGAATGTTTGTGAAGTCGGAGTTAACACAGAGGAATCCGTAGACAGCTTGGCTCTCTGCAAACCCATGACGGAGTTGAGCAAAGAGTCGAGATCAGTTGGCTGCGGCGATTGTTCAGTGGAAGTGATCGTTAGTCCAATCAAGATGCTGGTGTCACAAGGAACTGACCCAGATTTTGTTTGTAAAGTGGATTCTGGTGTCTTGGCTGTTCCTGAGTCAGTAACTCAGCAGACCAATACGGAGATAAAGGTTTCTAGcaaatccacaaacacaaaaacagctgtccTGACTGACTCTTTCACTGATATGGCGTTGGTCACTTGTGACAAGCAAACCAACACGACTGTTACTGAAATGAGGACGGTTGCTGCTGGGGAAGGACTTGTCAAAGATCACTCAACAGCAAAGATGCGTTCAGTTGCTGTTGGAACCACCACAGATGTGGAGTCATTCCTTGGCAAATCAGGCTCTACTAAAACCAAAGAATGTGGGGTGGGACCAGCTAGTATCCATGAGAACTTCCTGGTAGGCCTTAAAACCAGGAACATAGCATGTGGCCCATCCCAGCCAGCTGAATCTGTCACAAGCAGCAGAAGCGAGACTGTGGAAGTTGAAACAGAGGCTGCACCACTACAAGCTCAGGCCCAGGGGGGTGCCGGACTAGACCATTACATCGAGAGGGtgcagaagctgctgcaggaacaaCAAATGCTGCTAGCAGAGAACTATACCGAGCTTGCAGATGCTTTTGGTCAGCCCCAGTCTCAGTTTGGATCCATCAATAGTCAGCTGGTCAGCACGCTCTCATCCATCAACTCGGTCATGAAGTACGGAAGCGCTGAGGACATCCTCAAGCTGCAGTCAGAGTCTGCAAGCCTAAACCAAG agagcagtcagcagctctgcagccagtCACTGTCTGTTCGGACGGAGAAGTCACAGATGGAAAAGACTTCATCAGGCCTGACTCCTGCAGAAAAAGCTGCCAACGCACCCgtacagcagcagatcagtgcagcagagcagaagagCCGCATGGACCTGCAGATGTCTACAGCGCTACATG ggCAGCCGTGCAGCCAGAACACCCTGAAATCCATCATGAAGAAGAAAGATGGCCGACCTGACTCCAACGGTACCAAGAAGAACCTGCAGTTCGTCGGGGTGAACGGAGG GTATGAGACTACGTCAAGCGACGACTCCAGCTCAgaggacagcagctcctctgggtcggacgaagaggaagaagatgaggagaaggagTATGAGGGAAAGGAGGGATACAAGAACGTGGAGGGGAAGAACACCAGGGAGGAGTTCCAGCCTGAGGGAGCCGAGGATGTGGATAAGAAGGACGAGGAGGAAAGTTcagagaagaaggagatgagagagag GTATGAGCTAAGTGAAAAGATGCTGGCTGCGTGCAACGTTCTCAAAACTCACCTCAGTGACACAAAGGCTGTGAGCAGTAAAGACGTG AGAGCTTGTCTGAACACGGTGCAGCACGAGTGGTTTCGTGTGTCCAGCCAGAAGGCGGCGATGGCGGCCATGGTGGAGGACTACCTGGGGGCCTTCGGGGCCGTCTCACCGGCCGTCCTGCGCCACATCGTCAACATGGCCGACGGCAATGGCAACACAGCGCTGCACTACAGCGTGTCGCACTCCAACTTTCAGGTGGTGAAGAAGCTGCTGGACGCAG atgtgtgtAACGTGAACCAGCAGAACAAGGCGGGATACACACCGATCATGCTGGCCGCGCTGGCCGCAGTGGAGACGCCCAAGGAAATGCATATTGTGGAGGAGCTCTTCAGCAAGGGCGACGTCAACGCTCGAGCCAGCCAG GCTGGTCAGACGGGACTGATGCTGGCGGTCAGTCACGGCAGGATGGACATGGTTCGGGCCCTGCTGGCTCATGGGGCCGACGTAAACATCCAGGACGACGAGGGCTCCACGGCGCTGATGTGCGCCAGCGAACATGGACATGTCGAGattgtcaaactgctgctggcTCAACCTGGCTGTGATGCCACGCTGAGTGACAGC GATGAGAGCAATGCCCTGTCCATCGCTCTGGAGGCAGGACACAAGGACATTGCAGTGTTGCTTTATGCACACGTCAACTTCTCCAAAGCCCAGTCTCCA GGGACGCCTCGACTTGGCAGGAAGATGTCACCAAGTCCCACTCGGAGGGGCATGTTTGATTAG